One window from the genome of Salvia miltiorrhiza cultivar Shanhuang (shh) chromosome 7, IMPLAD_Smil_shh, whole genome shotgun sequence encodes:
- the LOC130991648 gene encoding 60S ribosomal protein L10 produces MGRRPARCYRQIKNKPYPKSRFCRGVPDPKIRIYDVGMKRKGVDEFPFCVHLVSWEKENVSSEALEAARIACNKYMTKFAGKDAFHLRVRVHPFHVLRINKMLSCAGADRLQTGMRGAFGKPQGVCARVAIGQVLLSVRCKDSNSPHAQEALRRAKFKFPGRQKIIVSRKWGFTKYNRTDYLRWKSENRIMPDGVNAKLLGCHGPLALRQPGRAFVDAATL; encoded by the exons ATGGGGAGAA GACCTGCAAGATGCTATCGTCAAATCAAGAATAAACCCTACCCGAAGTCACGATTCTGTCGTGGTGTGCCTGATCCCAAGATCAGGATTTATGATGTGGGAATGAAAAGAAAGGGTGTCGATGAATTTCCTTTCTGTGTGCATTTGGTCAGTTGGGAGAAGGAAAATGTTTCAAGTGAGGCGCTTGAAGCAGCGCGTATTGCATGCAACAAGTACATGACAAAGTTTGCTGGAAAGGATGCTTTCCATTTGAGAGTGAGGGTTCACCCATTCCATGTTCTTCGTATCAACAAAATGTTGTCATGTGCCGGGGCTGATAGGCTCCAGACTGGAATGAGGGGTGCTTTTGGCAAGCCCCAGGGTGTCTGTGCTCGTGTAGCCATTGGTCAGGTCCTTCTGTCTGTTCGCTGCAAGGATAGCAACAGCCCTCATGCTCAGGAGGCTCTACGCCGTGCAAAATTCAAGTTTCCTGGTCGTCAAAAGATTATCGTCAGCAGGAAATG GGGATTTACCAAGTACAATCGAACTGACTATCTGCGATGGAAGTCTGAGAACAGGATTATGCCTGATGGTGTGAATGCCAAG CTTCTTGGATGTCACGGACCTTTGGCGCTAAGGCAACCTGGAAGAGCATTTGTGGATGCAGCTACTCTGTGA
- the LOC130991645 gene encoding uncharacterized protein LOC130991645 translates to MKPPSGYGGPGPGRRSGLINGFLHNLCTAICSCCYVFSCCWLVEDCFSSQRSFPWPAYGSPEPPPPPPTVVTGHQHHGLLGSVMGGPPGPPGPFGQPGPYGYSEEPPPYR, encoded by the exons ATGAAGCCACCGAGTGGGTATGGTGGGCCGGGCCCAGGCCGGAGATCGGGCCTGATCAATGGGTTTCTCCACAACTTGTGCACTGCTATCTGTTCTTG CTGTTATGTCTTCTCTTGTTGTTGGCTGGTTGAAGACTGCTTTTCGAGCCAACGTAGCTTCCCTTGGCCGGCTTATGGATCACcggagccgccgccgcctccgccgacGGTGGTGACGGGGCATCAGCATCATGGGCTATTGGGCTCTGTCATGGGTGGCCCACCGGGCCCACCAGGCCCGTTTGGTCAGCCCGGCCCATATGGTTACTCTGAGGAGCCGCCTCCTTATAGATGA